The segment cgcgtcgctgtctaaAGAagtcgcgtaaaaagacacccgcatcaaagaagtgcatgtcatttcttgggccgtttttggagccatttttcagtgactccattgaaaaacagctccgataacatccgtaaaataggccgcgaaaaacgcgagtagttacaaaaacgtctgaaaatcaggagcggttttcaggcgaaaacagcactgtaatttcagacgtattttgctactgcgtgtgaacatacccttagacctcatgcacacataCCGCCATAGACAGAGCCGTAATATGGAGCCAATTTTAGAGGTTAATACCTCCTGTAATATGGCAACCGgtggaatctgacagaaaaaactgAGGCATACGGAGGTATAGTGTGGCCACATAGAAGTCTACATTACGGCTTGGAGGTTGTGCGGAGCTGTAatacgcttgtgtgcatgcggcCATCGCAGTGCAGAGCCAATGTAGGACTTCAATGAcaatcagcactgctacatctgcatagCAAACACAGTCCACCAAATGATGCAGAAATAGACCCATCACCAAAATTACATGAGATCATATCCATAGAACACAATACACAGGAcataaaacaaaacttttttagtAATACGAAAAAACACACCATCTATGATCTCGCTTTGTATCCGGCTTCATGAAACATATAATATCGTacgattattagaaaaaaaaaaaaaaaaaaaaaaaagaaaatcaggaTTATGACGTTTACGTTCCCTGTATTGTACAATATTGGAATTGGCCCAGGAGCCGGGAAGATTCTCCCTCCGCATATTTATGTGCTGAACTGTATTCCTCAATATGTGTGGTTTTAACATAAAGGTTTACGATCAGGAACTTGCTGTGTCATGGTCTGCATGGTTTCCTTCGTCTCGGTCACATATGTCCtaaaagttaacttttttttagggaAGTACAATAAatgtaacaaacaaaaaaaagtttacatttttttaggcAAATATAAGTTGGCCAATATTAAAAGTCTAGTAAGAGTACTGCCAAGCCGCCTTATCCTTTCTGACTGAGTGCAAATTCATCCTTGAACTGAAGACCTAAAtaatctgagacagactggttagTAGGGACATGCTACCTGACTACCCCATGGTAAAGACAGTGTATCCATAGTAACCAGACTCTCTCAAATGACTCGTGTTCAGCCCAACGCTGGACTAGCTCTGTTCTGAAAGCAGAAAAGTTTCACCATCGAGCTGGTCGTATTAATCCGATCTTTTTGAGAATTAAATTTAGGGTGAGAACTTTTTAAAAATTAATGTACACCATTTTTTTATTGCTTAAAGAGGTAGTATACAGGGTTAAAGAAAAAATGGCTGCtctctttcagaaacagcgccacaccggtCATTGgagtgtgtctagtattgcagctcagctttacTGGAGTGATTGGGACTAAGCTGCAATGCTACACACACACAAGCGGTGTACAGGTGTGTCGCTGTTTTTGGAAGTAGCCATCTTTTTCTAttgctgaacaacccctttaagtgcaaataaaataaaaatgtaacactCTTGGGTCTACAGCTCCTTCGCAGACCTAtatgtctctatggttacagactacaaactctCTAGTCTGACCCTAAACTATGCTCCCATCTGACCCCTACACACATTCGGTAGGTTATCAAGTAGTGtacaggtggaaaaaaaaagaatggagGATCAGACTACAGTTTGTAGTCTGTACCCATGGAGAGACACAGatctgcatgggagctgtatacacaaaactgtagatttttaatcaagactatttacaGAGTTGCTTCACTtatttttagatgcattggaacaataaaaaaaaatattaggcaTACAGGAGCTGCTGTCCCTCAATTTGCTGAATGACGGTAGTCGCCAAGCGTCACAGTACGTTACGATAGGTGGGGGTGAGACCTCCGGGACCCTCGCTGACCTGGAGTACAAAGGGATTATTTAATGAACTGCAAACACTGCTTATAACTCAGTGGTGctcgtggagaaaaaaaaagaaaggtaaTTTCATTTCAGGTAATGAACTGATATGAATGAGAAAAAGTAAAAGGCAGGATGTATAAATAGTTACATTTTCATATAAACATAAGATCTGTTATATAATACACTTTACACGGACGGTTCACTGTTTATCATTACCAAgtcctgtctgtttttttttttcttttttgcgtcGCCTGATCTCATCGGCCGTAGAGAGCGCACCCTGCAGGCGATCCAAGTCATGAACAGGATGAACGATATCGCCTAAgcaaataaaagccatttttttatgtGCAAATTCTGCCACGAAGGTCGCAAATGGTGGGGGAAGGCGACGGTCCCCACTCAATACTGCACACTAAGAATACACAGGTAGAGTAGCAGCAAAACTGGTGCGGATCCTCCCATTAAGCGAAAAGAAAAGCCCTTTAGCCAAAAGAAAGAACTTTTCCGCCTAAGGGGCAGGAAGAATCATCTGGATGAACGGCTGAAACTTAAAACTCCTCGTGAACGTTGCGAGCGTAGTCCATCAGTTTGCTGCCTGTGAAGTATTCACTATATTTAAGGATCTCGACTAGGCCCAAGTGATGATCTTGGTTTTCATCCGCCACGGCGATCATTTGTTTTGCTTCGTTTAGAGCGTTGTACTCATTCATGGGGTCCATGTACTCCTGCAAGAACACACAAGCCATGTTATTAATGTTGAAGTATAATTCCAGGTCAGACAGATCAGCTCAGGAATCCAATATTTTACCTTTCAAAAATTTATCCTCAAAATAATATTTAGTCAGGCTCCCTCTGGACTGTTCTTCGAGCTGTAATTTCCAACCTTCTTCTTATGGGGGGACCCCGAGGCCGAGACAAGTTATTGCGGTGCCCTACACAGAATAGTCAAACTGGGCCCTTCCCTCCTGAGCAGGAAAAAACTATGAAGGGGACATAGCGCTAAAGCAGCCCCTTCATTTTCAGGATCAGTGGAGGTCACGtcagtcggaccccaaccgatcaggaAGTGATGGCACATCCCaacgatgggaataaccctttatatTAATCTTAGAATTATACCTGATCTTTAATACCTCTGCAATTTTTTTCAGCACATTTCTATTACAAcctctttttgttagaagggtcctcaGAAAATAAGCAGATCACAGATTGTTCCTTTGCTGGGACCCAGCAGAAAGGGATctattctcctgcagcgccaccacatggtaaattaagtattacatagtCCCTTTAGAAAACAATTGGCTGTCCATGAAATTTATGGACAGGTCAGGTCCTCCAAAGTATAAGAAGCTCTTAGTAGCCACTCTCTGCTCGGATTCTAAATGGGACACCCCCTATAATTAATAAAATAGTCAACAAATACCATTGCTTAGGTGGTGAAACGGGTGATACAACAGGAGGTGTAAGGGATGGGACCAAATGTCACTGTTTTGTCACCATTTTTGCAAAAACGCTTCAGTTTCTTAACACTGCTGGGTTTTTGACACAGCTTTCTGGAAACCGCAAAAAAACTGCTACGGTTGGACGCACCCTCAGTGCTAGAACACGACTAACGACAAATCAATTAAAATTAATGACAGCACACTGGGAGATCCAAAAGACAACTCACAATTTGCTCAAAGACTACAGTGAAAGCCATTACCAGGCAAAAGGTCAGGAACTAATGAggcccagtaaaaaaaaaacaaaaaaaacctgaacatTTTAGGGAAATTCAATGTTATCAAAAACAAATGCGAATAGTAGTAAGAGGAGGTTTAAGGTGCAGCTTTTCTCTAGGATGAATCATAATTATGAGCTTTTATTATTCAGCTTACACAAATTTGCGTCATTTTGTGCCTGCCTGGCCTGAGTTTATGCTGTCTAGCTATTAGACACTGAcagaattaaaataaaaatttaataaaaatgataaaatcaCATTTATAGTCCAACAAACTAAGTAGCCGTTAAAACCAACATGTACTAAAAACAGCTAAGACTGTTCAACTTATACCGGGGTacaacagagcctccaacgcagatgtgaatataaCCTAAACCGGAACTGATGGTCTAAAATACTCTGGGACTTAAACTggtttataataaaatatatttactaacccaaaacataaaatagaatctcctttttgtttttccttttttgccACTTTGTTACCATCGAATGTGATGACCTGGCGTGTGAATTTCCACATTAGAGGAAACGAACAGGACATAACATCTGTGTCACTTCTTGTCCACCCAGAGACTTGGCTAACAGAAGGTGTTTTTTCGAAGACAAACCTATTAAGTTTTCAGAGTTCGATTTCCAGTAAAAACCCCCTGACGGTCCGTCTAAGAAATGAAACTACAATACAGCAGCAACATGTATAGCAGACGCCGCAGAGTCTcggggttaaagtgtaactaaactttttacatgtcatagtgacacgtcagaagttttgatcgattgagggtccgagcactgagacctccaccgatcgctaaagcgaAAAAAAGAGCCCTCGGATGTGGgctgtgctgctttgtttctaATCGattttcctcggagcggtgtatgggttcaatagaaagtctatgagcccatacaccgctggCTTGGATTTCTAAGGAAAACGGTTAAAAAATTAAGCGACACAGaggtcacccgagcgcttctgccacttcgttttagcgctcGCACCtccaccgattaaaacttctgacaagtcactatgacatgccaaatgttttttaaagtttagttaccctttaacacttCAAGGGGTTCTCCAGAACTTTACAAATCTTGCAAAACACATAAGAGAATTCAATGAGCTCATCCTTCATCATATAGAAAtcataggcctcgttcacatctgtgttggagactCCATCGCCGTTGCATCAGGCTACACTATAATTTTTTCCAGAAAACCATTGACCCCCTAACAGACCCCCCCTAAAGTCAATGGGATCCGTCAGCCCCCGGTGGTGTCCGTCGTACAACAGAACCGGCGCTTCCAGTATTTCCGTTActtctgctctgtcataggagcagaactagAACGGAAACTCTCACACAGCTGTGAACCCATCCTTAAGATTATAAGGGGAATATAGGTGCGGGGTTTCATAGGTACAGCGTACACGGGATGCATCCACAGAGGTTAGAGACACATTCCACATACGGACACGCTACATGTAAACAAGAGTTTGTTTAGACCCCAGGCGGGTTTTAGTCTCCGCAGCGGGTGGTGGGGTGTAGGTCAATCATACGTGTTGGCGCTCCATTGGAAAGGTTTTCAGTTATGGAACGTGTGGACTGTTCGGATTTGTTTCTCTGGAGGGCGACTATACAAGCTTGCCCTCCAATGCCCTGATCTGGGAGTCTCTCTTTGCAGCGGCTCTCCGCTTTggctaaagggaaaaaaaaaaacttttaaatccCCTTCACTTCATGTGAGATACGAAACGCATTCTCCCTGAAAATATTTCATGATCAGTGCAGCAGCTGTTATTCTAAATAGAAGCCCCTgcccaataccagacacaacccaagaAGCTGCTAAAAAAAACTTCAAAGCGTCATTCACACTGCAAATATCTTCACTACCCCAGGGATTTTTAGATTTGGGTTGAGAGACCCATTAACTTGTATTATTCTCATTGGCTGCACAAGAAGACTTTATAAAACATACAGCCGCCTCCTTACCTCGAGCTCTTCCATTGTAACAATACCATCATGGTTGCCATCGATAACCTCTTCAAACTCTTTCTTTCGGTCTCGTACCCATTCATCATCGATATCCTGCGCCTGTTTGTTCTCTACTGTGCCCATGGGAAGAGAAATGAACTCAGACAGCGTCAGCTTCTTATCTCCATCTTGGTCTGTGAAGACAGAACGTCGGCAGCCAATATGGTTACAAGACAAAATGTTGGCATGGCAGCATAGTCCGGTGGTCGTACCTAAATACTTTTTTAAACAGCTCAACTCCTTGTTATCACCATTTATATGGGGAAATTCTAGACATAAACTCAGGTTGTCCACGCTCCAAAGGCCTAAGGCACTGGCAGGGACGGCTCTACCAGATTTCTTTGTACATTATTTAGCAGGTCAACTGAAAACTTTAAGTTCCTGGATGCCTGAAAAGGACCTTCCCAactcagagcaccatttggcacaTGTACTTGGGAGTCAATGTCTGCTCGGCTCCCTTGAAGTAAATTCTCTCCCTGCTCATATTAAACCCCTGCCCTTACACAAGCTGGCCCGTGTGGTTTGGAGACAAGCGAAAAAGCAGCTGGGTTGCAGGGATATTGTGTCTGAAATGCCCTTATGGAACAATGCTTCTTACTTTCCTTTAATGCCCCCGCGGTTATCTCCAGCTATTGGAACTATAGGGGACCTATATGAGGATAATGTCCTACTTTCATTCACTCAGTTGCAGACTAAGTATGACATACCACGCACCCATTTTCATAGGTATCTACAGACCCGACATATTTTACAAACCCAATTCCATCACTTGAGAAATAACTTAATCTCTTCCTTTCCACTGATAGGGATTCTTAACTCCCAGGGTCCACGTGGCCTGATATCCGCTCTATATACCCATTTGTTATCCGTCACGGTGAATTCCACACCACTTGCTGTAGAGAGTAGATGGAAACGGTGGATTCCTACCATCCAGACAGATGAGTGGGATGATATTTTGGAGTCTCATCTTCAGGTTTCCCCATCcgcaaacaataaaatgatccagttaTATATAATACACCAGGCATACCTGACCCCGGTTAGGATATACAAAATGGGACGTTTGCCTTCTTCAGACTGTCTGAGATGCCATGTTCCGGaggcagatttttggcatatgatatGGTCATGCACGGTCATTAGGGACTTCTGGAACGACATACTATCCCTGTTATCGTCCTTATTGCATGTAGGCGTCCCTTTATGTCCTAAGATATGTGTGTTTGGTATACTGGATGGGGAGACATGGAATCACCATACTAGAATTTTCTTGAGAGAAACTCTGTTTCTAGCACGGAAAACAATAGCACAACATTGGATGAATGATCGACCTCCATCCATTGGTTATTGGAAGGGATTGGTAAATTCTGTAATACCTTTTGAGAAGGTTGTATTTCTGAATCGTGGTTGTAGTACTAAATTTTCTAAGGTTTGGGATATTAGCGAGTCAACCTCTATCTTTATATAGTCTTCATTGAGaagaatatgtatgtatgtggaaAACAATGTAAAGTCATGGTCATACCTAGGTCACGAATGATCTCTTTCACCATGAACTTAAGCATCCCCCGGCTGTGTTCTGGGTGTAGGAAAGACAGGAACTCTTCTTCGTTCAGGAGTTGGTCAGCTGGTGGGTTGTCGGCTTGAAACCAGCGGTCTTTAAGGTTATCTAGTACTTCCTGTGCTGTGAGAAAGGGAAAAACAGAAAACAGATAAACATCTCTATGTTCTATTGCAGACTGAACGTATCCAAACTTGGTTGCGTTTATGCAAATTCATCCGACGGAGACCAAAAAGTGTAtttttggcctccatcaggctACTACGCTTTTCTATGCAGGAGCGTCACACACACTAAAAACACACATAGCCtgcgtatttttttttaacatgggagcctatgggtgacgtatgacTTTATAGTGGCGTGCGTCAGAGCCCTACGTCAGCATACTCCCAACTTATATGTCTGACGGATGGCTCAGATgtgatgtgaacagtgcctaaagACGATGCATTGTAAAAGGTTATCGGACCACTGGAAACAGAGAAAATTAACATGTCATCAGATGGATCTGAAGATGCTGCCGTCCTGCTGAAACAATGCACGTCAGTATGGAGACTCTACACTTGCAGAGATTTTCTGCGATGACATTTACAAATTCCACCATCAGCATGTGCGGGATAGAGAACTATTGCATTCACATGCAAACAGATTACAGTACGTGCGGACCTAGCGGCACAGTGCAGCCAGCTATTACAAAGCAGAGTAttttggtttcagcaaataaatatagttatacaattttctaacaTACATTCTGCATCAATTCTTCATGGATccatgcttgcggtcagtgaattggAAGTTTAATTGTCAACATCCATAGAAtgaaaacctgtcctggtcatgtgatgatcacacagctgCACGACTGATAACTACGCTGAGACTATAACAAGCAGCTCGCCTGTGCGATcaccacatgaccaggacagcttTTCCTCCTATCAACGTTGACcctgctattcactgacagcaatgatCTTGAAAAGCTAGAAATaatatacaaagtatattagaaaactgcatATGGTCAGAAACAGGAATAGTAAATATTTAACAAATGTTCACAAAGCTGGAGATTCCCTTAAATTCGGAGTGTCCAATGAGCTGCTCGCAACATTACAAtccctgctggtatatatggagtaCAGCGCCTTTCAAAATTATATGACTGTAGTCTAGAATACTTTTTTGCCCAAACATACACGACATTAGGCCTGACAGCATAGCCTAAGGCAAGAGGGAACAGTCACAATGCACACCATTACATTAGGTTTGTGTCTACAAGGGGTTAAAACCTGTACAGATCTTAGAAGCAGCTACAGAAACATTTTCTAGAAACATTTGCAGAAAAACCAAAAACACAGATGTACCAGCTTGCAGAATTGCGGTCCTTTTTTTTGGCTATGGTTTTAATATCTCTGCGGCCATCTGTGAATGGGGCTTaatggctcgttacaagacagagCGCAAATAAATGTATGGGaatgagctgtgcacctgtgagtCCAACAGATGGTCAGGACATGTCTAGCCGCTGCAAATAAGCAAAGAAGGTACcttttgaatgacagcaagcagagatctcgaaAACATTGAGGAATGGatacagaaaatattatacaTTGAATAACCTTAATTTCATGGACCGGAATTCCCCTTTAATTCTAGATCTAACTCTAGAGAAAAAGCAAGGACCTTGGTGTAGAATCTGTCCAGCCCATACCAGTCACATAACACAAGGCTGCACTCTCTGCATAATTAGATCAAGTTCAGTTCTGTAGGTGACAGCTGACAGGTTTTTATGTTGTTTTGCGAGTGCACCTGTCACCCCACAACTGACTCATTTACAGTAAGCACTGCCGTCAGAGTAAAAGCAGAATTGTCATGTACATTCATATATGCAGAACACAACAACAACTCGCTACCAGTAAGATGACAGGCAGTATTGCTGCCAGTATCATTATCTTCCCGCCGGTAtggttttgaaaatgtaaaagGGCATAATTTTATCTTGGATGGCTGCAAAAATGGAAAAAAGGCCATTTCTGCGTGAGGAAGGTCAGTCACACCAGAAATCAGTGTCCTGACTAAGCCTCATCTCTGAATTAACAGAGCTGAAATCAGTGGGGTCTACGGAATTTTTGTAAAAAGTATTTGTTGCCACCAATGGTAGAAAATGGTACTGCAAGTGACAGAAGTACCCTTGAAGTGGTTGTCCAGATCAGAAAACCCAAGGGGGTGCtctattcaggatcctcatctcttgggaaATTGAgcccttactgccaggtttttccacagattacagctgatcgctgggaccgccagcagggggacactttgtgatcagcttattgtcaagaaacattttttaacaagtagggattgccaAAGCAGAGAACTTTtttaaggtatatatatatatatatatatatatatatatatatatatatctctattagacacatatatggacagtgatgctgtgaagatggcagcgtcagcacctggTGGCCgagcgggccccccccccccccccccaagggtagtagGCCCCGGCACTGGTTCGCCGGGTGTGGACGCCGGCCCTGGCTGGAGTGattctgcactgtgattggcgGACGTTGACATCACTACAGCACAGTAAACATTGGTCCAGTGCAGAGACACGGAAGAGAACGCAGTTATTTTTTAGCTTGGTACTGTGGACATAATGAAGTGTTTTCCCAGATTCATTCAaatcaacccctttaagtagtgcATTCATGGGTCTGTATGTTCACATCCCTTCTCCACCGACAGACCCCAAGATCAGGATTTAGGAATCAAACTAAAATAATTGCCATCTGATATAGGAGAATGAATTGTCCCCTTTACTTACAACAGATCTAGAAAAAACTTACAGGGGCCGCAAAATCTGAAAACGCAATTCAAGCTTTGCGCCGGTCACTTTTCACAAATATCCTATTATACCTAGATCTTGAAAAAAGTGTGGTTTCATAAAGAAAACAATTTTGTGAACAaaaaaggaatgataagtattgCAAAGAGTTGAAATCAGATTTGTTGATATTTCATGtagaatatttaaaaataaataattttagatcAATTTGTCAAAccaataaatgaaaagaaaagaaatacaaaaaacacCAAAACAAAACACCACATTCAAAGCCTTTTTTGTGGTTCAAAAATTGGATCGGAGTGCGACCCCCTATGAGAACAACTCCTTTTCTAAATACTCTAAACCCACAAATGAAATCCTTTTCTTTTAGCATGCGGCTGTAGAGGTTTTGTTTGGTACCTTTATTGTTACCGTCATGACTCAAAGTGATAGAGAAAGAACCGGAGGTGACGCCCACTCATTCATAATAAGACTGTTCCTACACTGTACAGGGACAGGAAGTGACAGCGAAtttccaaaaattaaaaaaaaaaaaattcccttcaCTCCCCTGATCGACCTCTCGTCGAGGACTTAATATAGGAAAAGCTTGAAAAACATTTGGGTGGAGTTCAAGAGCATTTGCACATATATACCGCAAGTAAATCAGAAGGTAGAACAGAAACGGGAGGTAATTATATCGACTTTACGAACAGATTTActaattttttgccatttttgcaaaagtgccaacaggaagtgcagccatattggttttcaCCTTTGAATTGGCTTTTTGATAAACTTTGTTATTGGTTGAACATGACGCCATACGCAAGCACTGCCGCCTCGCCATTCCATCTACACCCGGGTACAGTGGCCAGCGGCTGCCTCACCGGGTGGAACGAGGTCAGGAGTTAGAGGTGGATCCTTCCTGTAGGAGTCTCTATCAAACACCTCTAGCGAATATGTCATAAAAAAGTCTGTGGAGGGAAAACACACTATAAATGAGCCCATTATTTATCTAGAAACTGCCCAAATATAGGAAGGAAATGAGCAGTTCAAACAAACAAGGATCATTGGGTAATTTTGATTACATTAAAATCAGGAAATGAATAAAGCAGGAAAGTCACCGTACAAGAACGTTACGGAACTGTGTGCTCATTAAAGATGTGCGAATTCTCCAAAATTAGTTCGGGGGGCCGATTCAATTGCCCTGTCGGACtccctgatgtcttctaggactgtatccaagatGGAAAcaatcctagaagacatcagagtccaacagggcacttgcgattctgtctctagaataaaaaacaaaaaacaaaaaacatactcaCCCTCCCCAGCGACATGTCCCTGCCTATCCTGAGAGGACTACTTTTTGTcccatgtgaacactgcagccaatcacagaatgcagtggtcacatgggacaatgTCTTCTCAGAAGGCCGGCAGGTAAGACTCTCGTTttttcccatgtgaccactgcagcagtcacatgggacaaaacggcAATCTCAGGAGGCTGGCAGGTACGCAAAGGAGAGCAAGTATAGTATTTATTTAATCTCTTTGCCCCGTTTTTATTCTCGTGTCTGTAAAATGGTAGCTGGCGCTGGCCGGCAGTCGCCATTTTGCCGTTTGTGCGCAGCGAAAATCCGTAGCTTTTGGAAGATTCAAATTAAATTCAATTTTGACCGAATCTGTTTGCTGATCTCCAGTCGTCATACATTATACAAGTGTAAAACTTACTCTCTTCATCAATTTTCAGCTCCTCATTGTTCTTCACTTTCTCAGCGACTTCCTTTTCATTGAAGCCCTTGCTGGCCAGGAACTTGATCTTGTACTCGTCCCATGACACATGTCCTGCATTACCCAAAAACATGAATGGAAGACTATGAGGCATAGAAA is part of the Rhinoderma darwinii isolate aRhiDar2 chromosome 10, aRhiDar2.hap1, whole genome shotgun sequence genome and harbors:
- the SDF4 gene encoding 45 kDa calcium-binding protein, translated to MMSKQAFLFSLGSLYLSLLFVFLLMDVYARPANNSALKDKPVDNKDENEIMPPDHLNGVKMEMDGHLNKEFHQEVFLGKEVEEFDEDSEPRRNRRKLAVIFSKVDMNKDKQISAQEMQRWIMEKTEEHFQEAVKENKLHFRAVDPDGDGHVSWDEYKIKFLASKGFNEKEVAEKVKNNEELKIDEETQEVLDNLKDRWFQADNPPADQLLNEEEFLSFLHPEHSRGMLKFMVKEIIRDLDQDGDKKLTLSEFISLPMGTVENKQAQDIDDEWVRDRKKEFEEVIDGNHDGIVTMEELEEYMDPMNEYNALNEAKQMIAVADENQDHHLGLVEILKYSEYFTGSKLMDYARNVHEEF